In Montipora capricornis isolate CH-2021 chromosome 4, ASM3666992v2, whole genome shotgun sequence, a single genomic region encodes these proteins:
- the LOC138046253 gene encoding uncharacterized protein yields the protein MQISNEPEVIADGAEEDRASEIDVEKRELPITKTLGVLSKLLIQKAWLEARDWDELLPTPHQREWTRWFRELEDFELVKITRCLKNPSPEVEELSIHTLSDASENAYTAVVYARHVYEDGNITTRLIMSKSRLVPLKAVSIPRLEVLGALIGLRLTRQVCSALKIPTNGVTYWVDSMNVGYSIQGQSGEYKPFIAHRVAEIHEFSAPNQWRYVPTDVNPADLGTRGVTVEDLAQACLWWNGPEFLKKSKQDWPECKYDKPTSTENLELKGTKETGTKDAISYQIIEEGAARGVAIGPLKILEMVSSQNKRRTGNWVVFSSCDSVGALQTIVENQLNKERGVN from the exons ATGCAG ATCTCGAATGAACCGGAGGTAATTGCTGACGGTGCGGAAGAAGATAGGGCTTCCGAGATAGACGTGGAGAAGAGAGAATTGCCAATAACCAAGACTCTGGGTGTTCT ATCCAAGTTGTTGATACAAAAGGCATGGCTGGAGGCACGGGATTGGGATGAACTGTTGCCGACACCTCATCAGCGAGAATGGACAAGGTGGTTCCGAGAATTGGAGGACTTTGAACTTGTGAAAATCACAAGGTGTTTGAAAAACCCAAGTCCTGAGGTGGAAGAACTGAGCATTCATACATTGAGTGACGCGTCAGAGAACGCATATACAGCTGTAGTTTACGCACGTCATGTGTATGAGGATGGCAATATCACTACTCGATTGATTATGTCGAAGTCAAGGCTTGTACCATTGAAAGCAGTGAGCATCCCCAGATTAGAAGTCTTGGGTGCACTCATCGGATTACGATTAACCCGACAAGTTTGCTCTGCACTTAAGATACCTACAAATGGAGTGACCTATTGGGTGGACAGTATGAATGTGGGGTACTCGATCCAAGGTCAGAGTGGAGAGTATAAACCGTTCATAGCCCATCGTGTTGCAGAAATTCATGAGTTCTCTGCTCCTAATCAGTGGCGCTATGTTCCTACAGATGTAAACCCCGCCGACCTTGGAACAAGAGGCGTGACAGTAGAAGATTTAGCACAGGCCTGCTTATGGTGGAATGGGCCCGAATTTCTcaagaagtcaaaacaagacTGGCCAGAGTGCAAGTATGACAAGCCAACGTCAACAGAGAACCTTGAACTTaaaggaacaaaagaaacagGGACAAAAGATGCTATCAGTTACCAAATAATTGAAGAAGGAGCGGCTAGAGGTGTGGCGATTGGGCCCCTCAAGATTCTAGAAATGGTATCGAGTCAAAACAAAAGGAGAACTGGAAATTGGGTTGTCTTTAGTTCGTGTGACAGCGTGGGTGCTTTACAGACAATTGTAGAAAATCAGCTGAACAAAGAGAGAGGGGTGAACTGA